The Kitasatospora sp. NBC_00374 genome has a segment encoding these proteins:
- a CDS encoding PH domain-containing protein, with the protein MPSSEGLRLRPPRHRVERRAVAWWTVQASLIPVPLILTAAALYLFIPPARFVFGWVLLAVAVPGLAYIAVMPQWRYRVHRWETTDEAVYTASGWLWQRWRVAPLSRIQTVDTVRGPLEQLFGLAGIKVTTASASGDVKIRGIDHRKAVEVVEHLTRTTQATPGDAT; encoded by the coding sequence ATGCCCTCATCCGAAGGTCTCCGGCTGCGGCCACCGCGGCACCGGGTGGAGCGCCGCGCCGTCGCCTGGTGGACGGTGCAGGCCTCGCTGATCCCCGTGCCGCTCATCCTGACGGCAGCCGCCCTCTACCTGTTCATCCCGCCGGCCCGGTTCGTCTTCGGCTGGGTGCTGCTCGCCGTCGCCGTCCCGGGCCTGGCGTACATCGCGGTGATGCCGCAGTGGCGCTACCGGGTGCACCGCTGGGAGACCACCGACGAGGCGGTCTACACCGCCTCCGGCTGGCTCTGGCAGCGCTGGCGGGTCGCGCCGCTGTCGCGGATCCAGACCGTGGACACCGTCCGCGGCCCGCTGGAGCAGCTCTTCGGCCTCGCGGGGATCAAGGTGACCACGGCCTCCGCCTCCGGCGACGTCAAGATCCGCGGCATCGACCACCGCAAGGCCGTCGAGGTCGTCGAGCACCTGACCCGCACCACCCAGGCCACCCCGGGAGACGCCACGTGA